In the genome of Raphanus sativus cultivar WK10039 unplaced genomic scaffold, ASM80110v3 Scaffold1887, whole genome shotgun sequence, one region contains:
- the LOC108822389 gene encoding uncharacterized protein LOC108822389, with protein sequence MWAASCLASCCAACACDACRTVVSSISRRSARIAYCGLFALSLIVSWILREVAAPLMEKLPWINHFHKTPDREWFETDAVLRVSLGNFVFFSILSVMMIGVKTQKDPRDGIHHGGWMMKVICWFILVILMFFVPNEVISFYESMSKFGAGFFLLVQVVLLLDFVHGWNDTWVGYDEQFWYAALLVVSLVCYLATFVFSGLLFHWFTPSGHDCGLNTFFIVMTLIFVFVFAVVVLHPAVGGSILPASVISFYCMYLCYSGLASEPRDYECNSLHKHSKAVSTGTMTIGLLTTVLSVVYSAVRAGSSTTLLSPPDSPRAGKPLLPLDGKAEEKEEKEEKKPVAYSYAFFHIIFSLASMYSAMLLTGWSTSVGESGKLVDVGWPSVWVRVVTSWATAGLFIWSLVAPILFPDREF encoded by the exons ATGTGGGCAGCTTCTTGTCTCGCATCGTGCTGTGCTGCTTGTGCATGCGATGCTTGCCGCACGGTGGTTTCAAGCATCAGCAGACGTTCTGCTAGAATTGCTTACTGTGGTCTCTTTGCACTTTCTCTAATCGTTTCGTGGATTCTCCGTGAGGTTGCTGCTCCTCTCATGGAGAAGCTCCCTT GGATTAACCATTTTCACAAGACACCTGATCGGGAATGGTTTGAGACTGATGCGGTCCTGCGTGTCAGCTTGGGGAATTTCGTGTTTTTCTCGATTCTGTCGGTTATGATGATTGGTGTGAAGACTCAGAAAGACCCTCGTGATGGTATTCACCACGGTGGCTGGATGATGAAAGTGATCTGCTGGTTCATTTTGGTCATCTTGATGTTCTTCGTTCCTAATGAAGTCATCAGCTTTTATG AGTCAATGTCGAAGTTTGGTGCTGGGTTTTTTCTTCTCGTACAAGTTGTGCTTCTTTTGGATTTCGTTCATGGATGGAATGACACATGGGTTGGCTACGACGAGCAGTTCTG GTATGCTGCGTTGCTAGTAGTTTCTCTTGTATGTTATTTGGCGACATTCGTCTTCTCTGGACTTCTCTTCCATTGGTTTACTCCATCTGGACATGACTGTGGTCTCAACACTTTCTTCATCGTCATGACTTTGATATTCGTATTCGTCTTTGCTGTTGTAGTCTTGCATCCCGCC GTCGGTGGAAGCATTTTACCAGCATCAGTTATATCTTTCTACTGCATGTACCTCTGTTACAGTGGACTTGCAAGTGAACCTAGAGATTACGAATGCAATAGTCTCCACAAACACTCGAAAGCTGTCTCAACAGGCACTATGACCATTGGGTTACTCACAACTGTTCTCTCTGTCGTTTATTCCGCGGTTCGTGCTGGTTCTTCCACTACCCTTCTCTCCCCTCCTGATTCTCCCCGCGCAG GGAAGCCTCTACTTCCACTAGACGGGAAagcagaagagaaagaagagaaagaggagaagaagcCAGTCGCATACTCGTACGCATTCTTCCACATCATCTTCTCCCTCGCCAGCATGTACTCTGCGATGCTCTTAACCGGTTGGTCAACTTCGGTTGGTGAAAGTGGGAAGCTGGTGGATGTAGGTTGGCCGTCTGTGTGGGTCCGTGTTGTCACCAGCTGGGCCACTGCTGGTCTCTTCATCTGGTCACTCGTTGCTCCGATTCTCTTCCCTGACCGTGAGTTCTGA